A genomic stretch from Pochonia chlamydosporia 170 chromosome 4, whole genome shotgun sequence includes:
- a CDS encoding MPV17 / PMP22 family domain-containing protein: protein MSVKFERDTLRQTTQNAASNALPQGQIPGTSGKHPLAEKVGTALTGGIQNAGTKGYLAAYIKQLESNPLRTKMLTAGSLAGAQELIASWLAKDRNKHGHYFTSRVPKMAAYGALVSAPLGHFLIWLLQKVFRGRTSLKAKIMQIVVSNLIIAPIQNSVYLVAMALIAGARTYHQVRATVKVGFWRVMRVSWITSPICLAFAQKFLPDQLWVPFFNIVSFIIGTYINTVTKKKRLAALRKKHFGDGRPSASMGRPDDYPPMGPNPPY from the exons ATGTCAGTCAAGTTTGAACGGGATACCTTGCGGCAGACAACGCAGAATGCCGCTTCCAACGCACTGCCCCAGGGCCAGATTCCTGGCACCAGCGGCAAGCATCCTCTTGCTGAGAAGGTCGGCACGGCTCTAACGGGAGGCATACAGAATGCTGGTACTAAAGGCTATCTCGCT GCCTACATTAAGCAGCTCGAGTCGAATCCCCTCCGAACAAAGATGCTTACCGCTGGTTCTCTCGCTGGTGCCCAAGAGTTGATTGCCTCATGGCTCGCCAAGGACCGCAACAAGCATGGCCACTACTTCACCTCTCGTGTCCCCAAGATGGCAGCGTACGGCGCTCTTGTTAGCGCGCctcttggccatttcctcaTTTGGCTCCTTCAAAAGGTCTTCCGTGGCCGAACCAGCCTAAAGGCCAAGATAATGCAAATTGTTGTCAGCAACCTGATT ATTGCGCCTATTCAAAACAGCGTTTACTTGGTCGCCATGGCTCTGATCGCTGGCGCCCGCACCTATCACCAAGTTCGCGCAACGGTCAAGGTCGGCTTCTGGAGAGTCATGCGCGTCTCTTGGATCACATCCCccatctgccttgcctttgcTCAGAAGTTCTTGCCCGATCAGCTTTGGGTGCCATTCTTCAATATTgtctccttcatcattggGACCTACATCAACACCgtgaccaagaagaagcgtcttgctgctcttcgcAAGAAGCACTTCGGTGATGGTCGACCTAGTGCGAGCATGGGCCGCCCCGACGACTACCCTCCTATGGGCCCCAACCCTCCTTACTAG
- a CDS encoding chaperone protein dnaJ 2 (similar to Verticillium alfalfae VaMs.102 XP_003003083.1), with protein MSGAMAEEEIDLYGLLSIDKDATEAQIKKAYRQAALKYHPDKVPLEQREESEIKFKEITQAYEILSDEQKRHLYDAHGMAAFDPSRGGGPGGPEVDLNDILSQMFGFNMGGPGGPGGPKRPRRGPDEEQEYKVTLEELYKGKTVKFAANKQVVCGQCKGSGGKEKAKSSTCERCKGNGMVEAIRQIGPGMMRRETVLCDHCQGAGQVYKEKDRCKKCKGKRTTQEKKVLEIYIPRGSMQGERIVLEGEADQYPDQIPGDIVFTLVEEHHDTFSRLGNDLSAELTVTLAEALTGFSRVVLKHLDGRGIHLERPRGKILRPGDCLKIPGEGMPMKRGDVKGDLYLLVTVEFPDDGWLDGNASYEALQKMLPPPPAPIEAEVVDELEYEDGADIEKMGENSGDPRFASEWEDEDVDEGQAQCQTQ; from the exons ATGTCTGGAGCCATGGCTGAAGAGGAGATTGATCTTTACG GCCTTCTCTCGATCGATAAAGATGCGACTGAAGCCCAAATAAAGAAGGCGTATCGCCAG GCCGCCCTTAAATACCATCCCGACAAAGTTCCGCTAGAGCAACGTGAGGAATCAGAAATCAAGTTCAAAGAAATTACACAGGCATACGAAATTCTCAGTGACGAGCAGAAGCGACACCTTTACGATGCCCACGGCATGGCAGCCTTTGATCCGTCCCGTGGAGGTGGCCCAGGCGGACCGGAAGTAGACCTCAACGACATTCTTTCACAAATGTTTGGCTTCAATATGGGTGGCCCTGGTGGCCCCGGAGGCCCGAAGCGGCCACGCAGAGGACCCGACGAAGAGCAAGAATACAAAGTTACGCTCGAAGAACTCTACAAAGGCAAGACTGTGAAATTCGCAGCTAATAAGCAGGTTGTTTGTGGCCAGTGCAAGGGGTCTGGGGGTAAAGAAAAGGCCAAGTCAAGCACTTGCGAGCGCTGCAAGGGCAATGGCATGGTTGAAGCAATTCGACAAATTGGTCCCGGCATGATGAGAAGGGAAACAGTTCTGTGTgaccattgccaaggagctggTCAGGTATACAAAGAGAAGGATCGATGCAAAAAGTGCAAGGGCAAGAGAACGAcgcaagaaaagaaggttTTGGAGATATACATTCCACGAGGTTCAATGCAAGGCGAGAGAATTGTTCTGGAGGGCGAAGCAGACCAATACCCCGACCAAATACCTGGCGATATTGTGTTTACTCTAGTAGAGGAACACCACGACACCTTCTCACGATTGGGTAACGACCTATCGGCCGAGCTAACGGTTACTTTGGCAGAAGCCTTGACGGGTTTCTCTCGAGTTGTGCTCAAGCACCTTGACGGCCGAGGAATCCATCTTGAACGGCCGCGAGGCAAAATTCTGCGGCCAGGTGATTGCCTAAAGATTCCCGGTGAAGGCATGCCCATGAAGCGTGGCGACGTAAAGGGCGATCTTTATCTTCTCGTAACCGTGGAATTCCCTGATGACGGCTGGCTCGACGGCAATGCTTCTTACGAAGCTCTGCAAAAAATGCtaccaccaccgccagcgcCGATCGAGGctgaggttgttgatgaacttgagTATGAAGATGGGGCCGACATTGAAAAG ATGGGCGAAAACTCCGGAGATCCTCGGTTCGCAAGTGAGtgggaagatgaagatgtagACGAAGGTCAAGCTCAATGCCAGACGCAGTAG
- a CDS encoding glutamyl-tRNA synthetase (similar to Cordyceps militaris CM01 XP_006674625.1) produces the protein MSLSMRTLRVKTSLAGSRCSPSTLRLSICINQFNLERTTPPLTKRNFSQTTHADLEENDAGDVRVQSRNSGTFNPASGLNALRSRNKLLKETSKTAGQKSHRTILGQSPDIPIRARFAPSPTGYLHLGSLRTALFNSLAAKASNGGAFILRVEDTDQSRLVHDAEERLIRDLKWAGLSWDEGPDCGGKYGPYKQSERLSIYKDHAQTLLDRGHAYRCFCSAEQLELQKRQSHKAGEHTGYPGTCRSIDPSESNRRAHDGESHVVRLKGDAFGKPKFRDAIYGMFQKKDAEEDFVLLKSDGFPTYHLANVIDDHLMEITHVIRGEEWLISTPKHLALYQAFGWQPPTFAHLGLLVNVDGSKLSKRNDSVNLATYQDKGVFPMALLSWLANLGSSFKSNTRPPRTISDIADALTFKFTRGGIKLNLEKLDYFDGKYRDAILWDPKPELSENESALINSYVTTPMLQEIESAAKGEKSSELLPESWRGKLNLVPALANEETKATYVHNIIATKRGDFLSAKALIQQHPYLLWRVPETVYKQSLASYNPDGRVLLALGAAIEDEKLWHAQGNEVMDAIWTSLQDHGIDKLVVYDTLRLVGAGCHDVVSQSSSRMFMLLGREEWRFRLGRVKSIMNTVSSQVV, from the exons ATGTCTCTATCTATGAGAACGTTACGAGTGAAAACATCACTCGCTGGTTCAAGATGTAGCCCGTCGACCCTACGACTGTCCATTTGCATCAACCAATTCAACCTGGAACGCACAACACCACCCCTGACAAAGCGCAATTTTAGCCAAACAACTCATGCGGATTTGGAAGAAAATGATGCCGGCGATGTGAGGGTACAGTCCAGAAATTCAGGAACATTCAATCCTGCATCTGGGTTGAATGCCCTGAGGAGTAGAAACAAGCTACTGAAAGAAACTTCCAAGACGGCTGGCCAAAAGTCTCATCGCACCATTCTGGGCCAAAGTCCTGACATACCAATTCGGGCCCGGTTCGCACCATCTCCGACGGGGTATCTGCACCTGGGATCCCTTAGAACGGCTTTATTTAATAGTCTAGCTGCGAAGGCGTCAAATGGCGGTGCCTTTATTTTGCGTGTTGAAGACACAGACCAG AGTCGCTTAGTCCACGATGCAGAAGAACGGTTGATTAGAGATCTCAAGTGGGCAGGGCTATCATGGGATGAAGGCCCGGATTGCGGCGGCAAGTATGGGCCATATAAGCAG TCTGAAAGGCTATCCATTTACAAGGACCATGCCCAAACCTTGCTTGACCGTGGACATGCCTACCGCTGCTTCTGTAGCGCTGAACAGCTAGAGTTGCAAAAACGACAATCGCACAAAGCTGGAGAGCACACTGGTTATCCTGGAACATGCCGCTCCATTGACCCCTCCGAGTCCAACAGACGAGCTCATGACGGAGAATCCCACGTGGTGCGTCTGAAAGGCGATGCTTTCGGCAAGCCCAAGTTCCGTGACGCCATCTACGGCATGTTTCAGAAAAAGgatgcagaagaagactttgTGCTATTGAAATCCGACGGCTTTCCAACTTACCACCTTGCAAATGTCATTGATGATCATTTGATGGAAATAACGCACGTCATTCGGGGAGAA GAATGGTTGATATCAACACCGAAGCACCTGGCGCTCTATCAGGCGTTTGGTTGGCAGCCTCCCACTTTCGCTCATCTCGGTCTTCTCGTCAACGTAGACGGCAGCAAACTGAGCAAGCGCAATGACAGTGTGAACCTAGCTACATATCAGGACAAAGGCGTTTTTCCAATGGCGTTGTTGTCGTGGCTGGCTAACTTGGGCTCCTCATTTAAATCTAACACAAGGCCGCCTCGAACAATCTCGGATATCGCCGATGCA CTGACTTTCAAATTTACTCGTGGTGGCATAAAGCTGAACcttgagaagctggactACTTCGACGGCAAATATCGTGATGCGATATTGTGGGACCCTAAACCCGAGCTCTCAGAAAATGAATCCGCCCTCATTAACAGCTATGTCACTACACCCATGCTGCAGGAGATCGAGTCTGCTGCAAAAGGAGAAAAGTCTTCAGAATTGCTCCCAGAGTCTTGGCGTGGAAAATTAAATCTCGTGCCTGCCCTGGCTAACGAGGAGACTAAGGCTACGTATGTTCACAACATAATTGCAACAAAACGAGGAGACTTCCTGTCAGCCAAAGCTCTTATACAGCAACATCCGTATCTACTCTGGAGAGTTCCAGAGACCGTGTATAAACAGTCTCTCGCGTCATATAATCCGGATGGACGGGTCCTCTTGGCTCTCGGCGCGGCCATTGAAGACGAAAAACTGTGGCATGCACAGGGAAACGAAGTGATGGATGCTATTTGGACAAGCCTCCAGGATCATGGCATTGATAAACTCGTCGTGTATGACACCCTGCGGCTGGTCGGTGCCGGGTGCCACGACGTTGTCTCCCAGAGCAGCTCCCGAATGTTCATGCTCTTAGGGAGAGAAGAGTGGCGATTCAGACTCGGCCGTGTCAAGAGTATTATGAACACGGTCTCTTCACAGGTGGTCTAG
- a CDS encoding NADPH oxidase regulator NoxR (similar to Coccidioides immitis RS XP_001240705.1) has translation MSLKLEIETWVAALGRYDNNEFDDALGEFNKISDTSKILFNMGVIHATLGEHEKAVECYQRAIRLDQYLAVAYFQQGVSNFLLGDFEEALANFNDTLLYLRGNTMIDYAQLGLLFKLYSCEVLFNRGLCYIYLQQRDAGMQDLSYAVKEKVVEDHNVIDEAIREEAEGYTVFSIPVGVVYRPNDAKVRNLKTKDYLGKARLVAASDRSNAFTGFAGSEIKNAGKGEVKDDRPADNISFAATNLVKPGIQSRRQQSEPPTSRNVFPPTPPPENDRPSRGGSVRNGSRPMPARLTIQTQESSRRYDKAMSPEDIRATRSATSSAPSRGFSRRDPPPMQRRPTRPIEEEDEADPADLYDMYQGGGGGSVSRDSRPSARSRQQPRYIDDEDGSDYDDGSFDGAEFEMVSNNRRGQGSRSGSRAPSRRPEIRKIRVKAHADDVRFIMVGTAIEFPDFVDRIKEKFGMRRRFKIKIKDEDMPEGDMITIGDQDDLEMAIQTSTNMAKRQRQDVAKMEVSLDIRTLELYPGILMKHTQWTERIISIITN, from the exons ATGTCATTGAAACTC GAAATCGAAACATGGGTGGCAGCCCTTGGTCGTTATGATAACAATGAATTTGATGACGCCCTCGGCGAGTTCAATAAGATAAGCGACACGAGCAAAATTCTCTTTAACATGGGTGTGATTCATGCTACATTAGGTGAACACGAAAAAGCC GTTGAATGCTACCAGAGGGCTATCCGTCTTGACCAGTACCTCGCAGTCGCATACTTCCAGCAGGGCGTGTCTAACTTCTTACTCGGTGACTTCGAGGAGGCGCTGGCAAATTTCAACGACACATTACTCTATCTCCGGGGCAACACGATGATTGATTACGCTCAATTAGGCCTCTTGTTTAAGCTCTACTCCTGCGAAGTGCTCTTCAATAGGGGCCTGTGTTACATATACCTGCAACAAAGGGATGCCGGAATGCAGGACTTGTCATATGCAGTGAAGGAAAAGGTAGTCGAAGACCACAATGTTATCGATGAGGCAATACGTGAAGAGGCTGAG GGTTACACCGTTTTCTCCATTCccgttggtgttgtttaCCGGCCAAATGACGCCAAGGTTCGGAACCTAAAGACCAAGGACTATCTTGGCAAAGCCAGACTCGTTGCCGCATCAGACCGATCAAATGCTTTCACTGGGTTTGCAGGTTCGGAAATCAAGAAT GCTGGAAAGGGCGAAGTGAAAGATGATCGGCCAGCGGATAACATCTCTTTTGCTGCAACAAATTTGGTCAAACCGGGCATTCAATCACGACGGCAGCAATCGGAACCCCCAACTAGTCGGAATGTGTTCCCGCCTACGCCTCCCCCTGAAAACGATCGGCCCAGCCGAGGTGGCTCTGTCCGGAACGGCTCGAGACCAATGCCCGCGAGGCTCACCATTCAGACTCAGGAGTCGAGCCGGAGGTATGACAAAGCGATGTCGCCTGAAGATATTCGTGCCACTCGTTCAGCAACATCGTCAGCGCCCTCTCGCGGCTTCTCCAGAAGGGACCCTCCGCCAATGCAACGGCGTCCCACACGGCCaattgaggaggaggacgaagCCGACCCAGCTGACCTGTATGACATGTACCaaggtggtggaggtggctCCGTATCAAGAGACAGTCGTCCCTCGGCGCGCTCGAGACAACAGCCTCGATAtattgatgacgaagacggGTCAGATTATGACGATGGCTCATTTGACGGGGCAGAGTTTGAAATGGTGTCAAATAATCGCAGGGGGCAAGGGTCTCGGTCAGGGTCCCGTGCTCCGTCTCGTCGACCAGAGATTCGCAAGATTCGAGTCAAGGCCCATGCCGATGACGTGAGGTTTATCATGGTCGGAACGGCTATTGAATTTCCAGACTTTGTGGACAGAATAAAAGAAAAATTCGGGATGAGGCGTCGTTTCAAGATCAAAATcaaggatgaggatatgCCTGAAGGAGACATGATCACTATTGGGGACCAGGATGACCTAGAAATGGCAATTCAAACTTCAACTAACATGGCTaagaggcagaggcaagaTGTTGCGAAAATGGAGGTCA GTTTGGATATTCGAACTTTAGAACTATACCCCGGAATTTTAATGAAGCATACTCAGTGGACCGAACGCATTATCAGCATAATCACGAATTAA